From a region of the Rhipicephalus microplus isolate Deutch F79 chromosome X, USDA_Rmic, whole genome shotgun sequence genome:
- the LOC142777022 gene encoding uncharacterized protein LOC142777022 produces MRMPKMSDGTARHRRAPGEQSLTDRGCGVFCTAAIPLRKIGDNIPGNTKGENAMWMPPARNPCEAIRRGGRFTLLPQVSCSWAQAGVCAHSHQSEVPDKPQSSSPKRKQLEEMWLV; encoded by the exons ATGCGGATGCCGAAGATGAGCGACGGCACAGCGAGGCACCGACGTGCGCCGGGAGAACAAAGCTTGACGGACCGAGGTTGCGGGGTTTTCTGCACTGCAGCCATCCCACTGCGGAAGATCGGCGACAACATCCCGGGAAACACTAAAGGAGAAAATGCGATGTGGATGCCTCCCGCAAGAAACCCCTGTGAAG CCATTCGCCGGGGAGGTCGGTTTACCCTGCTCCCGCAAGTGTCCTGCTCCTGGGCCCAAGCAGGTGTTTGTGCCCATTCACATCAATCCGAGGTACCAGACAAGCCACAGTCATCGAGCCCCAAAAGGAAGCAATTGGAGGAGATGTGGTTGGTGTGA